From Argopecten irradians isolate NY chromosome 2, Ai_NY, whole genome shotgun sequence, the proteins below share one genomic window:
- the LOC138316995 gene encoding uncharacterized protein, with the protein MDIIKFGGLSISNVVAKEHLSLYDRYDLIMPHFVDQRHIDYDIGENNGLPVHVGHGSFGNVFRIRFTDRRCSDTKICIKEFSEQHGTKTEAIEEARKLLFLSDTGYAPVCFGLIEFINQTKNLNSYGIIQEFIGEGETLHKFLRLSKNKVSKADWISIAFQLAHGLDKFHDKRILVNDIKANNIVMYTRKQGHRLKYIDFGLASYRTGRTFHPPSEKLARLRHLAPEVRKGFRTNESTDVYSLGCLMRQINVYGNIKDLLLISHMCTREVPKMRLSAHATRILIENIVDE; encoded by the coding sequence ATGGATATCATAAAGTTCGGTGGGCTCTCAATTTCAAACGTAGTTGCAAAAGAACATCTTAGTCTTTACGACAGGTATGATTTAATCATGCCTCACTTTGTGGATCAACGCCATATTGACTACGATATTGGTGAAAACAATGGACTTCCCGTACATGTTGGCCATGGATCGTTTGGAAACGTGTTTCGAATCCGATTTACGGATAGACGTTGTTCGGATACTAAGATTTGCATAAAAGAATTCTCGGAACAGCACGGAACTAAAACTGAAGCCATTGAAGAGGCAAGAAAGTTGTTGTTTCTTTCGGACACCGGTTACGCGCCTGTTTGTTTTGGCCTTATAGAATTCATAAATCAGACAAAAAATTTGAATAGCTATGGAATTATTCAGGAGTTCATCGGTGAAGGTGAAACACTTCACAAGTTTCTTCGTCTCAGTAAAAACAAAGTCAGCAAAGCCGATTGGATTAGCATTGCTTTCCAACTGGCTCACGGACtggacaaattccacgacaaaCGGATATTGGTCAACGATATAAAAGCCAATAACATTGTCATGTATACGCGTAAGCAGGGCCACAGACTTAAGTACATCGACTTTGGACTCGCGTCTTATCGAACTGGACGCACGTTTCATCCTCCGTCAGAAAAGTTGGCGCGTTTGCGACATTTGGCACCGGAAGTGCGCAAAGGATTTCGGACAAACGAGTCTACAGACGTGTATAGTCTTGGATGCCTAATGCGACAAATTAACGTTTATGGAAATATTAAAGACTTGCTGCTTATCAGTCACATGTGTACCCGTGAGGTACCAAAGATGAGGCTCTCTGCTCATGCTACTAGGATTCTCATCGAAAATATTGTTGACGAGTGA